DNA from Rhizobacter sp. J219:
AACGGCGGCAAGTACGACGGGCGACTGGGCATCTTCGTCCCGATGGTGTGCGTGCGCGAGTTGCACCGCCAGCACAAGCGCCTGCCCTTCGACATCGAAACCATCGCCTTCGCCGAAGAGGAAGGCCAGCGCTACAAGGCCACCTTCCTGGGTTCGGGTGCGGTGATCGGTCGGTTCGACCACAGCTGGCTCGACCAGCGCGACGCCGATGGCATCGCGATGCGCGACGCGATGGCCACCGCCGGCCTCGACCCCAAGCGCATCGCGTGGATGGAGCGCCACCCGTCGCGCTACCTCGGCTTCGTCGAGGTGCACATCGAACAGGGCCCGGTGCTCAACGAGATCGACCTGCCGCTGGGCGTGGTGACCTCCATCAACGGGAGTGTGCGCATGCTGGGCGAGATGGTCGGCACCGCCAGCCATGCCGGCACCACGCCGATGGACCGGCGGCGCGATGCGGCGGCGGCGGTGGCCGGTCTCATCCTCTTCGTCGAGAAGCGCGCGTCGCAGGAGCCGAATCTCGTCGGCACGGTCGGCATGCTGGAGGTGCCGGCCGGCTCGATCAACGTCGTGCCGGGCCGCTGCAAGTTCAGCCTCGACATCCGCGCCACCACCGACGAGGTGCGTGACGCGATGGTGCACGACGTGCTCGCCGAGGTGCGCGCCATCACCGAGCGGCGTGGCCTGCACTGCACGCTGGAGGAAACCTTGCGCGCCCCCGCCGCACCGAGCGCGCCCGACTGGCAGCAGCGCTGGGAGCGCGCCGTCGAATCGCTGGGCCTGCCGGTGCACCGCATGCCCAGCGGCGCCGGCCACGATGCGATGAAGATGCACGAGGTGATGCCGCAGGCCATGCTCTTCCTGCGCGGCGGCAACTCGGGCATCAGCCACAACCCGCTGGAGACCATCACCAGCGACGACGCGCAGTTGTGCGTCGAAGCCTTCCAGGCGCTGCTGGACGACCTCGCGGAGGAACGATCATGACGCGGCACCACGACCTCGACACCTGGATCGACCAGCACTTCAACGAGGAGGTGCGGTTTCTGCAAGCGCTCGTGCAGGTGCCGACCGACACACCCCCGGGCAACAATGCGCCTCACGCGGAGCGCACCGCCGAGCTGCTGCTCGGCTTCGACATGGAAGCCGAGCGCCACCCGGTGCCGGAAGACGAGGTGCGCGCCCATGGCCTGCAATCGATCACCAACCTGATCGTGCGCCGCGAATACGGCGAAGGCACCACCATCGCGCTCAACGCCCACGGCGACGTGGTGCCGCCCGGCGAAGGCTGGGTGCACGACCCCTACGGCGGCGAAGTGGAAGACGGCAAGCTCTACGGCCGCGCCTCGGCGGTGAGCAAGAGCGATTTCGCCACCTTCACCTTCGCGGTGCGCGCACTCGAATCCCTGGGCGCGCCGCTCAACGGCGGCGTGGAGCTGCACTTCACCTACGACGAAGAGTTCGGCGGCGAGCTGGGCCCCGGCTGGTTGCTGAAGCACAAGCTGACCAAACCCGACTACCTGATCGCCGCCGGCTTCAGCTACGAGGTGGTGACCGCGCACAACGGCTGCCTGCAGATGGAAGTCACCGTGCACGGCAAGATGGCGCACGCCGCCATCCCGACGACCGGCGTCGATGCGCTGCAGGGCGCGGTCACGATCCTGAACGCGCTCTACGCCCAGAACACGCTCTACAGGCAAACGACCTCCAAGGTGCCGGGCATCACCCACCCGTACCTCA
Protein-coding regions in this window:
- a CDS encoding ArgE/DapE family deacylase, with the protein product MTRHHDLDTWIDQHFNEEVRFLQALVQVPTDTPPGNNAPHAERTAELLLGFDMEAERHPVPEDEVRAHGLQSITNLIVRREYGEGTTIALNAHGDVVPPGEGWVHDPYGGEVEDGKLYGRASAVSKSDFATFTFAVRALESLGAPLNGGVELHFTYDEEFGGELGPGWLLKHKLTKPDYLIAAGFSYEVVTAHNGCLQMEVTVHGKMAHAAIPTTGVDALQGAVTILNALYAQNTLYRQTTSKVPGITHPYLNVGRIEGGTNTNVVPGKVVLKLDRRMIPEEDPVAVEANIRQVIADAAASCPGVTVDIKRLLLAHALKPLPGNQPLVEALQKNAQAVFGEAIPAMGTPLYTDVRLYCAQGIPAVIYGAGPRTVLESNAKRADEHLVLEDLRRATKVVARTLYDLLK
- the uraD gene encoding 2-oxo-4-hydroxy-4-carboxy-5-ureidoimidazoline decarboxylase, coding for MRLTLQALNDAPPDVALQMLAGVYEHSPWIAEKALAQRPFKSLAALKVSLAQAVREASAEQQLALIRAHPELAGKLAEQGQLTAESSHEQQTAGLKACSPEELAALQRLNAEYLAKFGWPFILAVRGPRGTGLTRQQIIATFARRLEGHADFERAECLRNIHRIAELRLNDKFGVEPLLGHQVWDCAELLAQHSDVDDALTVTYLTPAHIACQRQLAYWMRDCGFDEVEIDAVGNVVGIYHGTQEEAPRLLTGSHFDTVRNGGKYDGRLGIFVPMVCVRELHRQHKRLPFDIETIAFAEEEGQRYKATFLGSGAVIGRFDHSWLDQRDADGIAMRDAMATAGLDPKRIAWMERHPSRYLGFVEVHIEQGPVLNEIDLPLGVVTSINGSVRMLGEMVGTASHAGTTPMDRRRDAAAAVAGLILFVEKRASQEPNLVGTVGMLEVPAGSINVVPGRCKFSLDIRATTDEVRDAMVHDVLAEVRAITERRGLHCTLEETLRAPAAPSAPDWQQRWERAVESLGLPVHRMPSGAGHDAMKMHEVMPQAMLFLRGGNSGISHNPLETITSDDAQLCVEAFQALLDDLAEERS